One region of Danio aesculapii chromosome 7, fDanAes4.1, whole genome shotgun sequence genomic DNA includes:
- the tlnrd1 gene encoding LOW QUALITY PROTEIN: talin rod domain-containing protein 1 (The sequence of the model RefSeq protein was modified relative to this genomic sequence to represent the inferred CDS: deleted 1 base in 1 codon) — MASSGSGKSDSEVPTNILSGSLQQRKRLLSICDACKSKMQLVADLLLLSSETRPVVNAEGQPVAETFEKCRDTVIARTKELSIIVHDIQSQLNMGKFLEVGDRLVEMGDLVVSLTEYSAHAAYLAAVEIPGSQAAVSGLVDRYKVTRCRHEVEQTCNILRLTAVGDLTPPLLLEVSQNILKNLTMLTDASSLASDKSKDKFAKEQFKASVKCMSTSATALLACVRELKACPSELTRNRCVLFSGPLIQAVHALVGFATEPQFLGKAASITPDGKGVQTAVLGGAMSVVSACVLLTQGLRDISQHPESSSQMPVYRERLRNSACAVSDGCTLLSQALRERSSPRTLPPVNSHSVN, encoded by the exons ATGGCTAGTAGTGGCTCGGGAAAATCAGATAGCGAGGTTCCTACCAACATCCTTAGCGGCAGCTTGCAACAAAGGAAAAGACTTTTATCCATCTGCGACGCATGCAAGAGCAAAATGCAGCTGGTGGCTGACCTGCTCCTGCTATCCAGCGAAACCAGGCCGGTGGTGAACGCTGAAGGCCAGCCTGTAGCTGAGACCTTCGAGAAATGCCGCGACACAGTGATCGCCAGAACTAAGGAGCTGTCTATTATTGTTCATGACATTCAGAGCCAACTCAACATGGGGAAGTTCCTGGAGGTTGGCGACCGGCTGGTGGAGATGGGGGATTTGGTGGTCTCGCTAACCGAGTATTCAGCGCATGCTGCTTATTTAGCAGCTGTGGAGATCCCA GGGTCTCAAGCTGCAGTTTCGGGCCTGGTGGATCGGTATAAAGTCACTCGATGCCGGCATGAAGTGGAGCAAACATGCAACATTCTGCGCCTCACAGCAGTGGGGGATCTAACACCTCCGCTTCTTCTGGAGGTCTCGCAGAACATCCTAAAGAACCTCACCATGCTCACGGACGCCTCTTCTCTGGCCAGTGATAAATCAAAGGATAAGTTTGCTAAGGAGCAGTTTAAAGCTAGCGTCAAGTGCATGAGCACAAGTGCTACAGCTTTGTTAGCTTGTGTCCGCGAGCTCAAAGCCTGTCCCAGCGAGCTGACGCGGAACCGATGCGTCCTCTTTAGTGGGCCGCTCATCCAGGCAGTGCATGCTTTGGTGGGATTCGCCACAGAGCCGCAATTCCTGGGTAAAGCCGCCAGCATAACACCTGATGGCAAAGGAGTGCAGACTGCCGTCCTGGGTGGTGCCATGAGCGTGGTTTCGGCCTGCGTGCTCCTAACTCAAGGCCTCAGGGATATTTCCCAGCATCCTGAAAGCAGCTCGCAGATGCCCGTCTATCGGGAGCGGCTACGAAACTCTGCATGTGCCGTCTCTGATGGATGCACACTCCTGTCTCAGGCACTAAGGGAACGATCCTCACCTAGAACTTTACCGCCAGTTAACTCtcattctgtgaattaa